In the Streptomyces fradiae ATCC 10745 = DSM 40063 genome, CCCGCGTACCGCTCCGGCCCTTCGCCGCCCCGCCCCGCCCCGCCTCACGCGCCCTTGAAGCGCCGCAGCCGCAGGCTGTTGCCGACGACGAACACCGAGGAGAAGGCCATCGCCGCGCCCGCGATCATCGGGTTGAGGAAGCCCAGCGCGGCCAGCGGCAGCGCGGCGACGTTGTAGGCGAACGCCCAGAACAGGTTGCCCTTGATGGTGGCGAGGGTGCGGCGGGACAGCCGGATCGCGTCGGCGGCGGCGCGCAGGTCGCCCCGGACGAGCGTCAGGTCGCCGGCCTCGATGGCCGCGTCGGTGCCGGTGCCCATCGCGAGGCCCAGGTCGGCCTGGGCGAGGGCGGCGGCGTCGTTGACCCCGTCGCCGACCATGGCGACGCTGCGGCCCTCGGCCTGGAGGCGCTTGACGACGTCGACCTTGTCCTCGGGCATGACCTCGGCGATGACGTGCTCCGGCTCGATGCCGACCTCGGCGGCGACCGCGCGGGCGACGGCCTCGTTGTCGCCGGTGAGCAGCACGGGCGTGAGGCCCAGGGCGCGCAGCCGGCGGATCGCCTCCGCGCTGGTGTCCTTGACCGCGTCGGCGACCTCCAGGACCGCGCGGGCCTCGCCGTCCCAGGCGACCGCGATGGCGGTGCGCCCGGCGGCCTCGGCGGCGTCCTTCGCGGCGGCGAGCGGCGCGGGCAGGGCGATGGACCACTCGGCGAGCAGCTTCTCGCGCCCGACGAGGACGGCGTGCCCGTCGACGACGCCCTGGACGCCGAGGCCGGGGACGTTCGCGAAGTCCTCGGGTACGGCCAGATCGCCCACCGCGTCGGCGGCGCCCGCGGCGACGGCGCGGGCGATGGGGTGCTCGGAGGCGTTCTCCAGGGCGCCGGCGAGGCGCAGCACCTCCGCCTCGTCCGCGTCCGGGGCGGTGTGGACGGCCAGGAGGGTCATGCGGCCGGTGGTGACGGTGCCGGTCTTGTCGAGGACGACCGTGTCGGCCTTGCGGGTGTTCTCCAGGACCTCGGGGCCCTTGATGAGGATGCCGAGCTGGGCGCCGCGGCCGGTGCCGACCATGAGCGCGGTGGGCGTGGCGAGGCCGAGGGCGCACGGGCAGGCGATGATCAGCACGGCGACGGCCGCGGTGAACGCGGCGGTGATCCCGGCGCCCGAGAGCAGCCAGACGAGGAGGGTGCCGAGGGCGAGGAGGATGACGACGGGGACGAAGACGGCGGAGATGCGGTCGGCGAGGCGCTGCGCGGCGGCCTTGCCGTTCTGGGCGTCCTCGACGAGCTTGGCCATGCGGGCGAGCTGGGTGTCGGCGCCGACGCGGGTGGCCTCGACGACGAGCCGGCCGCCGGCGTTGAGGGTGGCGCCGGTGACGGTGTCGCCGGGGGCGACCTCGACGGGGACGGACTCGCCGGTCAGCATGGAGGCGTCGACGGCGCTGGTGCCCTCGACGACGGTGCCGTCGGTGGCGATCTTCTCGCCGGGGCGGACGGTGAACCGGTCGCCGACCTGGAGTTCCGCGGTGGGTACGCGCACCTCGCGGCCGTCGCGCAGGACGGTGACCTCCTTGGCGCCCAGCTCCATCAGGGCGCGCAGGGCGGCGCCGGCGCGGCGCTTGGAGCGGGCCTCGAAGTACCGCCCGGCGAGGATGAAGGTGGTGACGCCGGCGGCGGCCTCCAGGTAGATGTTGCCGCTGCCGTCGCCTCGGGAGATCGTCAGCTCGAAGGGGTGGCGCATGCCGTGCATGCCGGCGGTGCCGAAGAACAGCGCCCACACCGACCACAGGAACGCGGCGGCCGTGCCGACCGAGATCAGCGTGTCCATGGTGGCGGCGCCGTGCCGGAGGTTGGTCCAGGCGGCGCGGTGGAAGGGCCATCCGGCGTAGAGGACGACGGGCGCGGCGAGGGTGAGGGAGAGCCACTGCCAGTTGTCGAACTGGAGGGGCGGGACCATCGCCATGGCGACGACCGGGACGGAGAGGAAGAGGGCGATCAGCAGGCGCTGGCGCAGCTCGGCCAGCTCGTGGTCGCCGGTCTCCTCCGCGCCCCCGCCGGTCGCGGCGGACGCGCCGGTCGCGGCGGACGCGCCGGGCGCTCCGGCCGGGGCGGGCGGGGCGGGCGGCCGGGCGGTGTAGCCGGTGGCCTCGACGGTGGCGACGAGGTCGTCCACCGAGACGGCGGCGTCCCGGTAGGTGACCTTGGCCTTCTCGGTGGCGTAGTTGACGGTGGCCTCGACGCCGTCCATGCGGTTGAGCTTCTTCTCGATGCGCGCGGCGCAGGAGGCGCAGGTCATGCCGCCGATGGCCAGCTCCACCTCGGCGGTGCCGGGTGCGGTCACGGGACCACTCATCTCACTCTCCAATACCCAGGGGGGGTATACCAACGTGGCCAGTGTATACCCCCTCCGGGTAAACAGGACACCCCTGCGCCCGGCGGCCCGCCACGCATTAGCATTGGACTAGACCTGTAGACGTGTAAACAGCCGTGCGCCGAGATTGGGGTCCGATGAGCAACCGTGCACTCCTGGAGGTGATCGCCCTCGACGCGGAGGACGCGATCGCCGCCCAGGCCGGAGGGGCGGACCGGCTGGAGCTGGTCACCGACATGGCCGCCGACGGGCTGACCCCGTCCCGCGAGACGTACGCCCGCGTCCGGGCCGCCGTGGACGTGCCGCTGCGCGTGATGCTGCGCCTCGCGGACGGCTTCGCCGCCGGGGACGTGGACGCGCTGGCGAGGGTGGCCGGGGACCTGCGCTCCGAGGGCGCCGACGAGTTCGTGCTGGGCTTCCTCGACGGGGACGGCCACGCCGACCTGGCCGCGCTGGAACGGCTCGCCGCGGAGCTGGACGGCTGCCGGTGGACCTTCCACCGGGCCATCGACCACTGCGCCGACCGGGACGCCCTGCGCCGCCTGCTCGCCGACCTGCCGGGCCTCGACACCTACCTGACGGCCGGCTCCCCGGCGGGCGTCGACACCGGGCTGCCCGTCCTGGCGGCCGAGGCCGAGGCGTCCCGCCGGGGCGGGACGGGGTACGAACCCCGGCTGCTGGTCGGCGGCGGACTGCGCCTCGACCACGTGCCGGAGCTGCTGGCCGCGGGCGTGGACGCCTTCCACATCGGCGGCGCGGCCCGCGCGGCCGGCTGGACGTCCCCGGTGGCGCAGGGTGCGGTGGCCGCCTGGCGCCGGGCCCTGGACGCGGAGGTCCCGGTCGGGACGGTGGCGTAACGGCACGGCGCCCTCGGGGCGGCGCCGGGCACCCGCCCGGACCCCGCCCCGGGGGCACGCGGCGCCCGTATCCTGACCACGTACCGCCGGTCGCCGCGCCCACCGCGAGCGCCGGACGGATCGAGGCGGGAGGACATGGGCATGCTCCGCGGCCACACCGGCCCCTGGACCGTCGCCGACCTCCTGGCCCTGCCCGAAGACCGCACCACCCGCTACGAGTTGCTGGGGGATTCCCTCGTCCGGTCCCCCGCACCCGGCATCCGCCGTCAGCGGGCCTCGCTCAGGCTGGCGATGCTCCTGCACACGGCGGCCGAGGCCGCCGACGCGCCGGTCGAGGTACTGGAGGCGATCAACGTCATCCTGCCGTCCGGCCTGGTGGTGCCGGACCTGGTGGTGGCGGACGACGGCGCGACCGCCGAGGACGGGGTCAGCGTCGACGCCGAGGGCGTGCAGCTCGTGGTCGAGCTGGTCTCCCCCGGCAACAGAACCGTGGACCGCGAGTTCAAGCCGATGCTCTACGCCGAGGCGGCCATCCCGCACTTCTGGCGGCTCGAGTTCGACCCGGCGCCGATGCTCGTGGTGTACGAGCTGGAGGGCGGCAGGTACG is a window encoding:
- a CDS encoding heavy metal translocating P-type ATPase — protein: MSGPVTAPGTAEVELAIGGMTCASCAARIEKKLNRMDGVEATVNYATEKAKVTYRDAAVSVDDLVATVEATGYTARPPAPPAPAGAPGASAATGASAATGGGAEETGDHELAELRQRLLIALFLSVPVVAMAMVPPLQFDNWQWLSLTLAAPVVLYAGWPFHRAAWTNLRHGAATMDTLISVGTAAAFLWSVWALFFGTAGMHGMRHPFELTISRGDGSGNIYLEAAAGVTTFILAGRYFEARSKRRAGAALRALMELGAKEVTVLRDGREVRVPTAELQVGDRFTVRPGEKIATDGTVVEGTSAVDASMLTGESVPVEVAPGDTVTGATLNAGGRLVVEATRVGADTQLARMAKLVEDAQNGKAAAQRLADRISAVFVPVVILLALGTLLVWLLSGAGITAAFTAAVAVLIIACPCALGLATPTALMVGTGRGAQLGILIKGPEVLENTRKADTVVLDKTGTVTTGRMTLLAVHTAPDADEAEVLRLAGALENASEHPIARAVAAGAADAVGDLAVPEDFANVPGLGVQGVVDGHAVLVGREKLLAEWSIALPAPLAAAKDAAEAAGRTAIAVAWDGEARAVLEVADAVKDTSAEAIRRLRALGLTPVLLTGDNEAVARAVAAEVGIEPEHVIAEVMPEDKVDVVKRLQAEGRSVAMVGDGVNDAAALAQADLGLAMGTGTDAAIEAGDLTLVRGDLRAAADAIRLSRRTLATIKGNLFWAFAYNVAALPLAALGFLNPMIAGAAMAFSSVFVVGNSLRLRRFKGA
- a CDS encoding copper homeostasis protein CutC, with translation MSNRALLEVIALDAEDAIAAQAGGADRLELVTDMAADGLTPSRETYARVRAAVDVPLRVMLRLADGFAAGDVDALARVAGDLRSEGADEFVLGFLDGDGHADLAALERLAAELDGCRWTFHRAIDHCADRDALRRLLADLPGLDTYLTAGSPAGVDTGLPVLAAEAEASRRGGTGYEPRLLVGGGLRLDHVPELLAAGVDAFHIGGAARAAGWTSPVAQGAVAAWRRALDAEVPVGTVA
- a CDS encoding Uma2 family endonuclease — encoded protein: MGMLRGHTGPWTVADLLALPEDRTTRYELLGDSLVRSPAPGIRRQRASLRLAMLLHTAAEAADAPVEVLEAINVILPSGLVVPDLVVADDGATAEDGVSVDAEGVQLVVELVSPGNRTVDREFKPMLYAEAAIPHFWRLEFDPAPMLVVYELEGGRYVERTTALAGAATRLDAPFPVEIDPAALSRR